The sequence below is a genomic window from Kitasatospora kifunensis.
GCCGGCGTGGCGGTGCGCACACCGCTGATGCCGGCTCCGTGGGCCGAGGACGGCAACCGCCGGCTCTGGCTCAAGCCGGAGAACCTCCAGCCCACCGGCGCCTTCAAGATCCGCGGCGCCTACAACCGGCTGGCCCAGCTGAGCGCCGCCGAGCGCGAGCGCGGCGTGGTCGCCCAGTCCAGCGGCAACCACGCCCAGGCGATCGCGTACGCGGCCAAGATGCTCGGCATCAAGGCCGTCATCGTGATGCCCGACACCTCGCCCGCGGTCAAGGTGGAGAGCACCCGCTCCTACGGTGCCGAGGTGCTGCTGGTCGCCCCGGAGCGGCGCGAGGACACGCCCGGTGAGCTGAGGGAGCGTCACGGATACGTCTGGGTGCCGCCCTTCGACGACCTGGACATCATCGCCGGGCAGGGCACGGTGGGCCTGGAGATCGGTGAGGACGCCCCGGACGAGCTGGACACCGTCCTGGTGCCGGTCAGCGGCGGCGGGCTGATCAGCGGGGTGGCCGCGGCGATCAAGCTGACCACGCCGGGCGTGCGGGTGATCGGGGTCGAGCCGGAGCTCGCTGCCGACGCCCAGGCCAGTCTGCGGGCCGGTGA
It includes:
- a CDS encoding threonine ammonia-lyase, translated to MPLVGLEELRAAQRRIAGVAVRTPLMPAPWAEDGNRRLWLKPENLQPTGAFKIRGAYNRLAQLSAAERERGVVAQSSGNHAQAIAYAAKMLGIKAVIVMPDTSPAVKVESTRSYGAEVLLVAPERREDTPGELRERHGYVWVPPFDDLDIIAGQGTVGLEIGEDAPDELDTVLVPVSGGGLISGVAAAIKLTTPGVRVIGVEPELAADAQASLRAGERLSWPVADTYRTIADGLRTPALGVLPFEHVQAYVDDIVTVTEEEIRDTVAVLARRGRLVAEPSGAVATAGYLHRADELRGRVFAAVVSGGNLEPKLLSELLAA